The Plasmodium vivax chromosome 13, whole genome shotgun sequence nucleotide sequence GCCCCAAGGGGGATGTGTTAAGTGGCGCTTTGTACAGCGGCCGTATGAGAGCCCCCATTCTGGGAGGTAACTTTGCCGTGTGGGGAGGCACATTCAGTTGCTTCGATTGTACATTTCAGTATATacggaaaaaggaagaccaCTGGAATGCCATAGGTAGTGGGTTTTTCACTGGTGGTGTTTTAGCCATGAGGGGTGGCTGGAGATCTGCTTCGAGAAATGCCATCGTCGGTGGAGTGTTGCTAGCCATTATAGAAATTGTTTCGCTTGTATTAACCCGCAAGACAACACCGACCCCTAGACAGCAATTTCAGCAGCAGATGGAGTTGGAAAAGAAGATGGCGTCCAAAAATAgcaaataatataatagCCGCGTATCT carries:
- a CDS encoding mitochondrial import inner membrane translocase subunit Tim17, putative (encoded by transcript PVX_084800A), with amino-acid sequence MLQERDLAREPCPDRIIEDMGGAFGMGCIGGYIWHFLKGARNSPKGDVLSGALYSGRMRAPILGGNFAVWGGTFSCFDCTFQYIRKKEDHWNAIGSGFFTGGVLAMRGGWRSASRNAIVGGVLLAIIEIVSLVLTRKTTPTPRQQFQQQMELEKKMASKNSK